In Desulfonatronovibrio magnus, the following proteins share a genomic window:
- a CDS encoding GIY-YIG nuclease family protein, whose protein sequence is MYYTYVLQSDVDNNFYVGYTKDLKLRFARLNPRSGLQSSSI, encoded by the coding sequence ATGTACTACACTTATGTTTTGCAAAGTGATGTAGATAATAACTTTTACGTAGGATACACTAAAGACCTCAAGCTAAGATTTGCCCGGTTAAATCCGCGAAGCGGGCTGCAAAGCAG